TCTATAGGGCTATGAATATCATCACTGCAATCATAGCTAGAATAGTTTTTATAACAACCTGTAAGTTTAAGTGATAAAATTTACAAAAATCTCTGTAAACAAAAATCACCAAAGCAGATTACTAACTTGTGATCCTGAACTCTATCCCAACTGTCGTGCCATAAGGTGATGTAGAAACCATGGCTTTAAGCTTGTGCAGCTTTTATAAAGCTGGTCTGTAAAGTTTAAATCCAGACCTGTATCTAGAATTCAATTTCTTAAATCCATGTTACATCTTCTACCAGATTGCTGTCTGATGAAGCTCCTAGACTTAGAAACCTAGATCTGATTTGCTAATGGGATCTTAAACCAATATGCAAATTGAACACAGGCAATATGAGGGAAAAGTGTGGGGTTGAGTGGAAATGTAGGGACATATGTTTTATATTTGGTTTAGTTTGTTAGAAAACATTACACTCTTGACTTCTGGTATATTAAAAGCATAATTGCACATGATAGAAATTTACAATTCAGACTTTATTCTGCCTTTCTTGGGCAAATTTCTTGTGAGTTTTAGCACAATTAgtaagaaaaatacaagaattGTACTACCCACTTTTCTAAAATCAATTGCTTCAAGTATCTTGAAGTCTAAACAACAATAATCTTTCTCATAAATGGACACGTGCAGACATGCAAGCTTAAGATTTTCATTTGAAACTAAAGGAACTCTAGCTTCAGCTAGTGAGAGCCAGGTTTTGTTCATCATATTTTTCTTGTATTCTTAAAATTGTATTTGTATTCAGTTTCATTTGAATATGTTTTTGATTTGTCCAAACAGCAGATGGCTGTGATAAAGAGTCTGCATTTAACTTGGCACTTTCCATTCCACATTCCTTTACTATTCATAGCACACCAGTCATACTCGTCTCCAGTACACATAAAAGGAGGCAGTTCAACTTGCAGATGCAGTTCCCCTCAAATGTGTGAGTATTTACAAACCCAcagcattatttctttttagtatTGAGAAGACCAGATACTAGATATAGAAGGTGGATATTTTTTTATCACCACCACTCATGAAatgtgagacactggaacagaaaCTAAAGCTGTGTCTGCAATAAGGAACCCCTCTATTTAAAATTAGATTCATGTAGAGCCTGTGTTCCTCTGGGGAGAGGGGGATTATCATTGAAAGAAGAATTTGCTCTTGAAGACAGAGTTGTGAGATTTCAGCCTAAAGTGTCATGCAACATGGACAATTAAATACTCATTTGATTAAATAAGAAAACTACCTAAAATGTGtaagaaaaaaggcatttgtgCAAGAGCAACGTCTTTTTATTACTGAGGTTTCACAAAGAAGAATATGATTCTTTCGAGCATTTGTAAGcaaaaattttttcttcagttgttatcttaaacaaaacattttctaaaatgtcTTTAAAGGTTTTCTTTCATATTACTTTGACAGAAAGTATAATTTCTATTTACTGTGTTTTCAAGCAAATAAAGTCAGtgattattctttttccttataGTTTCAAACATGCAACACACCTCTAAAAAGTAATCTCTGGAGGGTTTTTCGGTATAGAAGCTATGGAAATAgggatttttctcttcatgGTATCTTTCAGTTCATGTGCTTTTccagagagaagaatttaaTCTCAAAAAGtagaacacagatttttttggtACATAAATTAAATTTCCATAAGATTCACAACTTGTCTATTGCTTCTTTAATGTTTATGACTATGTATGATAAATGCTTATTCCTTAGAAATAAAACTCCTGCTACTTATCTCAAAAATGTGCTCTATTTTCAGTATGTTatcaaatagattttttttctcccgcTGAGACTAGCCCAAGTTTGCTGCTGTTCAAACAGCCTGGGTTTTCAACCTGTGTGTAGCTGGAGGCAAGCAGTCTAACATTTCACATCAAACAATAAACTCAgcatacagaaaaatataacaaaaaattTACTTTGCTGTAATAAATACAGCTACATGCTTACTATACCCTAAAGCATTGCATGACTGATATTATTTTGTTACATTAAGAATGATTTAATCTCACCAGTAACTATAGACATGGTTCTAGTTCTTTCCCACTGAGTTCTTCATTTCAACAACCAAAATGCCATCATGGCAGAAAAGTGCAGACAGGTCTTTGTTCTCCACTCCATCAGGTAATTTGTATTGTCTGGTGAAGCTTCTGGATATGAAACCATGTTCATCCATCCTGGGTCCGTGCTGAGCTTTAATCAGGAGCCAGCCTTCAAAAGTCTGGATAATGATATCTTCGGGGCAGAACTGCACAACGTCCAGCAAGACCCGAAAGTgtgtgttttcctcctcctggctgCTCTTCCTGGCCCCAGCCGTGCTTTCTGTGATGCACCTTTGGTTGCTCAGCGCAGTGGTAGCAGGGCCCGGCAAAGCGTATAAAAGGTGGTTCAGCTTGTGTGCTTCCAGCTCTTGGCCAACAAACTGCTCCTGGTAGCGTATGGGAGTTTCCACCCAGTGTCTTATGACAGCTTCTGCCATTGCAGAGGCAGAAAGATCAGCTGCTACTTGTGCTGTGTCAGGAAGCTGCCGAGTCAGAGCGAGCTCTTCCCAGCCGTATGTCTTACCCACAGACCAGTCTATCAGTTGATGTCGCCTTTCACTTTTAGAACAGGCAGAGCTTAACATTTAATACAGTGTCCTGTGCTCCAGTGCTGTGAGACTTGTTTCATCTTTTATCCACTAACAATAGAGCACTATTTATAGTGCTGCGGTCTTGAGTGGCTTCAACACATGCACAGCTTCCATGCAGGAGTAGTAAAAGCAAAACTTTAATGCATCTCTTCTTATTGCAATATTGTGCTGTTTATAATTATGAATAATGATTACACAAATAACgtgaaagcattttttatttaaatgaagttcgatagttttgtttttccaaggcGTACATGATAACAAGTACAAACTCTGTATCCTAATTGAAATATGGAGCTAGTGAGGGAAGATATTTCATCACCTTGGCAGCAGGAATAGAGCAGATTTCAGGTTAGCTAAACTGTAAAGTTAGCAAGTGCATTGGACATTTTTGCAGAAGTTGTGCATAGGTGAAATTTGGGCATGGTTAACCATGTTATTGGTGGGAGGAGGGAACCATCTCTGCCCAGAAAGGGGGAGCCTGAAGTGCTGAATCTACAGTCTTAGTGACctacaaacacagcagaaatgtctccagcatgtcagggagtcaGGCACAAGAGTGCAGAGAGAACTACAGTGAAAGCTCGTGTTTCAGAGCTTCCAGAAGAGGGTAGAGTTATTTTCCCCCGCAGAATTGTAAAGACAATTCTAAATCTTTAATGCTATCACGTTGTCCCAGTAATCTTCATCTTCTGTTGCTTAACAGCTTGAATCTATGATCTCATCTACTGCATGTGTCTGCAAAGCAGGACTGATGACCTCTAAGGCTCTCTGAGGCATAATTATGGAATCACAAAATGTTTGGGAATGGAAgtgacctctggagatcatctagacCAACCTCCCTGCTAAATCAGATTCACCTTAAACAGGTTTCACAGGAtcacatccaggtgggttttgaatatctccagagaaggagCTTGTACAACCTCTTGCTTGTAATCGTCTTCCTACTCTATGATTGCAGGGCAGATAACACCTCCAAAGGCCAATAGTTTGTTTAACAAGAGCTAGCAGAGAAGTgcaataaagaggaaaaataatttctaaactGTAGTATGTTTGCTAGAAAATCGCTCTAGCTGAGCCTGGTAG
This genomic stretch from Corvus hawaiiensis isolate bCorHaw1 chromosome Z, bCorHaw1.pri.cur, whole genome shotgun sequence harbors:
- the HSPB3 gene encoding heat shock protein beta-3, translated to MLSSACSKSERRHQLIDWSVGKTYGWEELALTRQLPDTAQVAADLSASAMAEAVIRHWVETPIRYQEQFVGQELEAHKLNHLLYALPGPATTALSNQRCITESTAGARKSSQEEENTHFRVLLDVVQFCPEDIIIQTFEGWLLIKAQHGPRMDEHGFISRSFTRQYKLPDGVENKDLSALFCHDGILVVEMKNSVGKN